In a genomic window of Shouchella clausii:
- a CDS encoding HK97-gp10 family putative phage morphogenesis protein produces the protein MEFEVLNWDALLKQVEELGRNVNRAENAAIKAGAEVALPVMKQEVPRSNISAADYKHMVDDIQVSRVKNVDGVKMVEVGPSAGKGGTRWRAHFLINGTKFMPPNDFVLRTAQRTKGQIQIAMLQELQKKVMGWL, from the coding sequence ATGGAGTTTGAAGTTTTGAATTGGGATGCTCTTTTGAAACAAGTAGAAGAATTAGGGCGGAACGTTAATCGCGCTGAAAATGCAGCTATTAAAGCAGGTGCGGAAGTTGCTTTGCCAGTCATGAAACAGGAAGTCCCACGTTCGAATATCAGTGCTGCAGATTACAAGCACATGGTTGATGATATTCAAGTAAGCAGGGTAAAAAATGTAGATGGTGTAAAGATGGTTGAGGTTGGCCCATCTGCTGGAAAAGGCGGTACGAGGTGGCGTGCTCATTTCCTAATTAATGGAACAAAGTTTATGCCGCCGAATGATTTTGTTTTGAGAACAGCCCAACGTACGAAAGGTCAAATTCAAATTGCTATGTTGCAAGAATTGCAAAAGAAAGTGATGGGCTGGCTATGA
- the gpG gene encoding phage tail assembly chaperone G, translated as MEITLRIDGKDKTFVNSFVPFEMRRKALELDKYATQKNADPIKLFDKQAAFIVEVFGNQFTVEEFKAGFNAIGAQDALYDLIAVNVLGQTPRDVLEEQERRLGKMLEQQAQENKQK; from the coding sequence ATGGAAATTACGCTACGTATCGACGGTAAAGATAAGACATTTGTAAACTCTTTCGTGCCTTTTGAAATGCGCAGAAAGGCATTAGAACTTGATAAATATGCGACTCAAAAAAATGCTGACCCAATTAAGCTATTTGATAAACAAGCTGCATTTATCGTAGAGGTATTTGGTAACCAATTTACAGTTGAAGAATTTAAAGCTGGGTTTAACGCAATAGGCGCGCAGGATGCCCTATATGACTTGATTGCAGTTAATGTCCTTGGTCAAACACCGAGGGATGTACTAGAAGAACAGGAAAGACGCCTGGGAAAGATGCTGGAGCAACAAGCCCAAGAGAACAAGCAGAAATAG
- a CDS encoding Ig-like domain-containing protein, translated as MVTYNVYRDGEKVASDLKEKTYTDTGLEPDTTYEYQVSAENEAGESELSEPIEVTTKPIEVTSVTLSQKTMTLEEGATKTLTATVEPSNATDKTVRYTTSDRDIATVSTSGEVRTVTGVKAGTATITARAGEQSDVCTVTVKAPPPPPEPEPEPEEPEDDA; from the coding sequence ATGGTTACTTATAATGTTTATCGCGACGGTGAAAAGGTAGCGTCTGATCTTAAGGAAAAGACATACACCGATACAGGGCTTGAACCTGATACAACATACGAATACCAAGTAAGTGCTGAAAATGAAGCTGGTGAGTCTGAGCTATCTGAGCCGATTGAAGTGACAACTAAACCAATCGAAGTGACAAGTGTCACTCTGTCACAGAAGACAATGACACTCGAAGAAGGAGCAACTAAAACGCTAACGGCAACAGTTGAGCCTTCCAATGCAACTGATAAGACGGTGCGCTATACAACATCTGACCGGGATATTGCGACCGTTAGCACTTCAGGCGAGGTGCGTACAGTGACAGGAGTAAAAGCTGGAACGGCGACAATTACTGCTCGCGCTGGTGAGCAAAGTGATGTTTGCACAGTCACTGTAAAAGCTCCACCACCGCCGCCTGAGCCAGAACCGGAACCAGAGGAACCGGAAGACGATGCTTAA
- a CDS encoding major tail protein, whose translation MSGNKTTQGSKSYIGLRDLVYAKLLEDVKGSLPVYGPVKSLAPAKTASINPNSSSSTEYADDGILDVFDSNGAYTVSFTTAGIDDEVLADLLGAKYEDGGTEYHKDRRSPFVAVGYKSKKADGTFAYMWLLKGKFNNINREHNTQEDSITPQGNTLEGTFIDRDSDGLFKHVLNTAKAPEETIENYFKNVYGAATESDEDTTP comes from the coding sequence ATGAGCGGAAATAAAACAACTCAAGGTTCAAAATCTTATATTGGATTGAGAGACCTTGTTTACGCAAAACTATTAGAAGACGTAAAAGGGAGTCTCCCTGTATATGGACCTGTCAAAAGTTTAGCCCCAGCCAAAACGGCATCCATTAACCCTAACTCTTCAAGCTCAACGGAATATGCTGATGATGGTATCCTGGATGTCTTTGATTCAAATGGTGCTTATACTGTGTCATTTACGACAGCTGGTATTGATGATGAAGTACTTGCTGATCTATTGGGAGCTAAATACGAAGATGGCGGGACGGAATACCACAAGGATCGCCGATCACCTTTTGTTGCTGTGGGATATAAATCTAAAAAAGCTGATGGTACGTTTGCGTATATGTGGCTATTAAAAGGCAAGTTTAACAACATTAACAGAGAGCACAATACACAAGAGGATTCAATCACTCCACAAGGAAATACGCTAGAAGGTACATTTATTGACCGTGATTCAGACGGACTTTTCAAACATGTGTTAAATACAGCAAAAGCGCCTGAAGAGACGATTGAAAACTACTTCAAAAATGTTTACGGTGCTGCTACTGAGAGTGACGAAGATACAACTCCCTGA
- a CDS encoding head-tail connector protein, protein MLKEVKQYLRIEEDWTEEDQLIESMIEAGKIFIKQSTGKAFNEQNDLHKLCLSLYVAHNYENRDTYTLDKHKDLSFSLANMLTLIKYGSDEIEDSQDD, encoded by the coding sequence ATGCTTAAGGAAGTCAAGCAATATTTGCGAATAGAAGAAGATTGGACTGAAGAAGATCAGCTAATTGAAAGTATGATCGAAGCGGGCAAAATCTTTATTAAGCAATCCACAGGAAAGGCATTTAACGAGCAGAATGATCTGCATAAGTTATGCCTTTCTTTGTACGTGGCTCATAACTATGAAAACCGAGATACTTACACGCTTGACAAGCATAAAGATTTATCTTTTAGCCTTGCTAACATGCTCACATTAATTAAGTATGGGAGTGATGAAATTGAAGACTCCCAGGATGATTAA
- a CDS encoding phage major capsid protein: MTKKERELRQLLKTKREATEKAIEEGKNEEARSLMDEAKGIKNQIDLLIEARELDAPDTEERDFVPEKERKPQEDKEEQREFIATKEYRQAWFKVLTGKEDDLSQEERGMLQKVIKENRQLSAGSDKDGGYTVPEDISREILKSIHEMNTVRNLVTVVPKNTSYGNYTVRKGVAQKLYNTAEKEQIKELKNMEFDQITWNIKKFAGFLPISSELLDDSFLNFTREIIDWLSESALTTENDEIFYGKGDENVEGLLTNDVFKRITAPDEITIKFLRRVKNSIVQGYRRNAVWVMNTEAFETLANIEDKNGRGILAADPRNEDAFNLFGRPVHVYDEIVTDDETKTTQILFGDIKRCYRMFDRKRFEIKSTDVGADAFLTDQTYFRGIERFDGRIVDPEGVVIVEGLKVAEGEEVTP; the protein is encoded by the coding sequence ATGACTAAAAAAGAACGTGAATTACGCCAATTGTTAAAAACAAAACGTGAGGCTACTGAAAAAGCAATCGAAGAAGGTAAGAATGAAGAAGCTCGGTCGTTAATGGATGAAGCGAAAGGGATTAAGAATCAAATTGATCTATTGATTGAGGCGCGGGAACTTGATGCCCCTGACACCGAGGAACGTGATTTTGTTCCTGAAAAAGAGCGTAAACCACAAGAAGATAAAGAGGAGCAGCGTGAATTCATCGCTACAAAAGAATATCGACAAGCTTGGTTCAAGGTCTTAACTGGTAAGGAAGATGATTTATCCCAGGAAGAACGTGGTATGTTGCAAAAAGTCATCAAGGAAAATCGCCAGTTGTCTGCTGGTTCTGATAAAGATGGTGGATATACAGTTCCAGAAGATATTTCACGTGAGATTTTAAAATCTATCCATGAAATGAACACTGTGCGAAATCTTGTAACGGTCGTTCCTAAGAATACTTCTTACGGTAACTATACTGTTCGCAAAGGTGTTGCTCAAAAGCTTTATAACACGGCTGAAAAAGAGCAAATCAAAGAACTAAAGAACATGGAATTTGACCAAATCACATGGAATATTAAAAAGTTTGCTGGCTTCTTGCCAATTTCAAGCGAACTTCTTGATGATTCTTTTTTAAACTTCACGCGAGAAATCATTGATTGGTTGTCTGAATCAGCTTTGACAACTGAAAACGATGAAATCTTTTACGGGAAAGGCGACGAAAATGTTGAGGGCTTGCTGACAAATGATGTGTTTAAGCGGATTACTGCTCCTGATGAAATTACTATTAAATTCTTGCGTCGTGTAAAAAACTCTATTGTTCAAGGCTACCGCCGCAACGCTGTATGGGTTATGAACACAGAGGCGTTTGAGACGTTAGCAAACATTGAGGACAAGAACGGTCGTGGTATTCTTGCGGCTGATCCACGTAACGAAGATGCCTTTAACCTTTTCGGTCGCCCTGTCCATGTTTACGATGAAATTGTAACGGATGATGAAACAAAAACAACGCAAATTCTGTTTGGTGACATTAAGCGCTGCTATCGTATGTTTGACCGGAAACGCTTTGAGATTAAATCCACAGACGTTGGAGCAGACGCTTTCTTGACTGATCAAACATACTTCCGCGGAATCGAACGTTTTGACGGCCGCATTGTTGATCCAGAAGGTGTTGTTATTGTAGAAGGATTAAAAGTAGCAGAAGGCGAGGAAGTTACACCCTAA
- a CDS encoding DUF3168 domain-containing protein encodes MKIIDRTVQLALQNDSELRQSVGSKVFRYVVPVAFEEDWPFIRVASINNIDTQYADDKATDSTITIQVDVWDKDPDPLLPHVDRVMKSMNFKRISAYPEFNDKKNEVRMILRYETLTKL; translated from the coding sequence ATGAAAATTATAGATCGTACTGTTCAATTGGCACTGCAAAACGATTCGGAGTTGCGCCAGTCTGTGGGCAGCAAGGTTTTTCGTTACGTGGTGCCTGTCGCTTTTGAAGAAGACTGGCCGTTTATCCGCGTCGCCAGCATCAACAACATCGACACCCAATACGCCGACGACAAGGCGACTGACTCAACGATCACCATTCAAGTGGATGTATGGGACAAAGACCCTGATCCGCTTCTTCCGCACGTCGACAGAGTGATGAAATCGATGAACTTTAAACGAATTAGCGCCTATCCAGAGTTTAATGACAAGAAAAATGAAGTACGCATGATTCTGCGCTATGAAACACTAACTAAACTGTAA
- a CDS encoding head-tail adaptor protein translates to MKTPRMINAGHFNKRIEIEVYKGDFNENGMWVKDWFPYTKAMAFIQVKQLKEISENDVQTREGYTEMTIRQNKKTMAIETGMRVKQKVFGQELLYKVDDIDYRPNDNKYMTLKCIKE, encoded by the coding sequence TTGAAGACTCCCAGGATGATTAATGCTGGCCACTTTAACAAGCGAATAGAAATTGAAGTTTATAAGGGCGACTTTAATGAAAATGGCATGTGGGTAAAAGATTGGTTTCCATATACAAAGGCAATGGCGTTTATTCAGGTGAAGCAGCTAAAGGAAATCAGTGAGAACGACGTTCAAACACGAGAAGGCTATACTGAAATGACCATCAGGCAAAATAAAAAGACAATGGCGATTGAAACCGGTATGCGAGTCAAACAAAAGGTGTTTGGGCAAGAGTTGCTTTATAAGGTTGATGACATTGATTATCGACCAAATGACAACAAATACATGACTTTAAAGTGTATAAAGGAGTGA